A segment of the Opitutia bacterium genome:
ACGACGCCGCCTGCCAATTCGTGGGACCGAGCGCGTGCAGTCAATTTCGCCAGCGTATCGGAGGAAAGACCCACGATCCGCAGTCTGGTTCGCCCACCCGCTTGACGCACCAGCGTCATTGCCTCCAGCAACAATTCCAGCGAGTCGCGCCGCGCGCCGCCACTGATGGCCAGCAGCTCCGGAATCGCCGGCGGCGTTCGCCCCGCGGCCGAAGCCAGCGGAGCAACGGTTGGCACGACCAGCACTGGATGCCTTGCCCGCGCGGACAACTCCGCCGCGAGATAATGCGAGATGACCACGCTGCCAGCCGAGAAATGCGGCAGGACCAGCAAGTGCAGGCGTTCAGAAAGATAATGAGTATCCCGCCAGCCCGCCGCATAGTCGCAGGCCAGGTGCTTCTCCGCGTATTGCTGCACAAATGGAATCCCCCGTTGCCGGCACAGCCGTGCGAGTCGCCACGCGTAGGCGACGTCCTGATTGTAGAAGAACACCACATCGACTCCCCCGGCCGCGTGTCGGCGCCCGATCTCCTGCGCCATGCGGTCGACCGCCCTGGCATTGACACGTGGACGACGCCAGCCGCGCCTCGGCTCCGGTTGACCGCGCGCGACCTGCTGCACCGCAATTTTCTCCCAAACAAATTCGCTCTCTTCGTCACCAACGAGCAACAAGCTGACCTCGCACCCGGTCTGACTCAGGGCCAGCGCGAGATTGCGGATGCGAGCCACTGCGCCTCCCGGATCAAGTCCGAACCCAAATACTCCGATGAGCAAAACCCTCATGACGGCGCAGGGGCTTCCGGGCGATATCGCGCCACGGCGGAGCGCACGCACAACGCCGCCGCCATGATTTGCACAACCGCTGCGATCACGAGCCCAACCGTCACCGCCTCAAGCGCCCGTAACGACGTAGCGTGCAGCAGCAGTGCGGGGCACAGGTAATTCGTCGCCAGCACTGCACCCACATAGGCGAAAAGCTGAGGCCAAGCCTGTAGAACCGACAGCGGCAGAGTTGCGATTTTGAAACACCCGGCCAGCACCAGCAACAGCCCCCACCGCATGGCGGGAACCGATTCCACGTATGCCGGCAGAATTCGCCCGACACAGATTGGGATCAGCCACCAGCCTGCGGCGACAAAAGGCAGCATGAAGACCACGCAAGCGAGCCCGACCCGCCACGAATTGTCCGCGACAGCCATCGCATTGTCGGTTTGACCCAAATCGAAATTTAACCGCGGCAGCAGGTAAGTGGAGATGATCGACGGCGC
Coding sequences within it:
- a CDS encoding glycosyltransferase family 4 protein, whose amino-acid sequence is MARIRNLALALSQTGCEVSLLLVGDEESEFVWEKIAVQQVARGQPEPRRGWRRPRVNARAVDRMAQEIGRRHAAGGVDVVFFYNQDVAYAWRLARLCRQRGIPFVQQYAEKHLACDYAAGWRDTHYLSERLHLLVLPHFSAGSVVISHYLAAELSARARHPVLVVPTVAPLASAAGRTPPAIPELLAISGGARRDSLELLLEAMTLVRQAGGRTRLRIVGLSSDTLAKLTARARSHELAGGVVLAGRLDEANYTEAVCGASCHVLLRSDDVSSQACFPSRLFELFSHGTPAILSAVGDIRRYFTDGEDALLVSPGSAAAVAEKILWVERHPGAAAEIGQRGNGTARRVFDLARHGEALANYLQATVHRHKSQSHA